The proteins below come from a single Penaeus monodon isolate SGIC_2016 chromosome 23, NSTDA_Pmon_1, whole genome shotgun sequence genomic window:
- the LOC119588321 gene encoding uncharacterized protein LOC119588321 (The sequence of the model RefSeq protein was modified relative to this genomic sequence to represent the inferred CDS: added 61 bases not found in genome assembly) has translation MIPAVADELLRLQDKQGVELTSADIHSLRKDFGVDEVQDSLLGVALRVLEVFQTHGRKDPRPSCDTEEQAALCSEEKAELRAKTKAECSEGATYGLVVSQGDHHTLAAGTLASFEAKFDKSFLVANRHGRGGQSQNRLARLAEESRLNHLKAVYERTERAFLAQDKAPLVEGIAVAGPGPTKSRFLEQLPRRWSSLVDRQLATTTQVGVSGLKQLVGQLKEQRSSSSEAERQRLRERRRRR, from the exons ATGATCCCTGCCGTCGCCGACGAGCTCCTTCGTCTGCAGGACAAACAGGGCGTCGAGCTGACGTCGGCCGACATCCATTCTCTCAGGAAGGACTTCGGAGTGGATGAGGTCCAGGACTCTCTGCTGGGCGTTGCCCTTCGCGTCCTCGAGGTCTTTCAGACGCACGGCCGCAAGGATCCCAGGCCCTCCTGCGACACGGAGGAGCAGGCTGCCCTCTGCAGCGAGGAGAAGGCTGAGCTTCGCGCGAAAACCAAG GCGGAGTGCAGCGAGGGCGCCACGTACGGCTTGGTGGTGAGCCAGGGCGACCACCACACCCTGGCCGCGGGCACGCTGGCCTCGTTCGAGGCCAAGTTCGACAAGAGCTTCTTGGTGGCCAACAGGCACGGGCGGGGCGGCCAGTCCCAGAACCGCCTCGCCAGGCTGGCGGAGGAGAGCCGCCTGAACCACCTGAAGGCGGTGTACGAGCGCACGGAGAGGGCCTTCCTGGCGCAGGACAAGGCGCCCCTGGTGGAGGGGATCGCGGTGGCCGGTCCGGGCCCCACGAAGAGCCGGTTCCTGGAGCAGCTTCCCCGCAGGTGGAGCTCTCTCGTGGACCGGCAGCTGGCGACCACGACCCAGGTGGGCGTGAGCGGACTGAAGCAGCTGGTTGGGCAGCTGAAGGAG